Proteins from a genomic interval of Posidoniimonas polymericola:
- a CDS encoding SdrD B-like domain-containing protein: protein MGLLKLFGFHAADAAVPATRNRVRRAYLEQLESRELLAADGLAPEVLLGGVYFEEATGDDSQADILQISFVGGPAGTTLDKITISGDKFGDGLTSGDNFFDTVDGGLGWFKSVGYALVSADGFDITSVALVDGGTDVVFTFDGFDAGEKLIFSVDWDEAQAVNPAGQLVLQNSLVEGAEFELNTLIGEFTAPGYVDLTLSGLYYDDFDGHRLTAETTVGLTLDLPNDRYTVDHDYTDRTAGAVAHAPMLELATLSGFVYHDLNDDGVFDPNESPIAGVELKLLDANGADTGLRAVTNADGYYKFVDLEPGKYTVMEFHPDGWVDGKDTPGTHGGLAADESAGPVDMISSVMLTYGDHAEEYNFGEILLASIGGFVMASHGPDCDFDNPDELLEGVKIELLNEAGVVVATAYTNAQGRYKFEGLKPGKYSVREYTPNGYFDGEERVGTVGGTVSDDLISNITLLSGQDGTNYDFCEHVGATLAGYVYHDASNDGQFDPTEDPIPGVELKLIDGQGVDTGKRAYTDANGYYQFTDLAPGKYTVMENQPAAWLDGKDTIGSHGGTVSNDMLSNAMLQFGDNAVNYNFGELLAASIAGRVSAFTGPDCDPDNPEILVEGVQIDLLDAQGNLLATTYTDANGEYKFEGLRPGEYQVKEHQPTEYFDGDEHLGSAGGNVSDDHFTAVQLDSGEDATRYDFCEHVGATLSGYVYHDRSDDGSYDRSTEESIAGVTLKLYKDGVDTGRTSITDANGYYRFSDLDAGSYTVVELHPAGWLDGKDTPGSHGGTADAPGDAIRQITLTYGDDSVENNFGELLPASIAGRVSAFTGPDCDPENPEILVEGVQIDLLDAAGNLLATTYTDANGEYSFVGLRPGEYQVKEHQPTEYFDGDEHVGSAGGLVSDDHFSGVQLGSGEDATRYDFCEHVGAKLSGYVYHDQSNDGVFDPTEDPIGGVTLKLIGADGEDTGLRATTNSAGYYEFDNLAAGTYAVMEIHPTAWLDGKDTPGSTGGTADNPGDMISQIVITYGDHSAENNFGELLAASIAGRVSAFTGPDCDPDNPEILVEGVQIDLLDAQGNLLATTYTDANGEYKFEGLRPGEYQVKEHQPTEYFDGDEHLGSAGGNVSDDHFTAVQLDSGEDATRYDFCEHVGATLSGYVYHDRSDDGSYDRSTEESIAGVTLKLYKDGVDTGRTSITDANGYYRFSDLDAGSYTVVELHPAGWLDGKDTPGSHGGTADAPGDAIRQITLTYGDDSVENNFGELLPGSIRGKVVVSTDPDCDPDDGEPPIEGVKIELLNEHGEVIQTTYTDANGEYAFTGLAPAAYTVRETQPVDYFHADQHVGDGGGAYFGQDVIGDVHVGSDQHWDNYDFCETPPASLSGYVFIDGAPIVTLEDIAPEDVASYRNGLRSADDTPLAGVVVELRNGFSGDPIFGEQALPGYYPDGPIRAVTDANGYYRFDGLPGGNYAVVEIQPENLIDGVDTVGTLGGIAINPLPPTEKELIAFDEIPTPGQMTIEQFRTNFGDNAIVRVPLQAGQHSAENNFSEVRTTRFYVPPETPPETPPPFIVGSPMYLPPRVVGEFRNAPTPPPTFYGASEALGWTWHLSVVNAGHPRAATAHGPTMILARSQFDAAAWESGELKEAEWTLVQDDQDNQRRQRFHFGEADGIPVVGDWNGDGIAEIGVFTDGYWRLDLNGNGVWDRGDLWAKLGTREDLPVTGDWDGDGKTDIGIYGPAWPRDPHAIAREPGLPDADNYPTSIAGKAKNVPPTPEDATSGGRLLRRTASGASRADLIDHVFHYGTPGDQPVAGDWNGDGIRAIGVYRDGVWILDMDGDGRFTDRDQTFVFGTMGDLPVVGDWDGDGVDDLGVYRAGRWLVDSNSNRELDAKDTAFELGAPGDTPIAGDWDGDGADEPAVYGPKEPTVRVSQKAG, encoded by the coding sequence ATGGGACTGCTCAAGCTTTTTGGCTTCCACGCGGCTGACGCCGCCGTGCCAGCGACCCGCAACCGGGTCCGCAGGGCGTACCTCGAACAGCTCGAGAGCCGCGAGCTGCTGGCCGCCGACGGGCTGGCGCCCGAGGTGCTGCTCGGTGGCGTCTACTTCGAGGAGGCGACCGGCGACGACTCGCAGGCGGACATCCTGCAGATCTCGTTCGTGGGCGGTCCCGCCGGCACGACGCTCGACAAGATCACTATCAGCGGCGACAAGTTCGGCGATGGCCTGACCAGCGGCGACAACTTCTTCGACACCGTCGACGGCGGCCTCGGCTGGTTCAAGTCGGTCGGCTACGCGCTCGTCAGCGCCGACGGCTTCGACATCACCAGCGTCGCGCTGGTCGATGGCGGCACGGACGTCGTCTTCACGTTCGACGGCTTCGACGCCGGCGAGAAGCTGATCTTCTCGGTCGACTGGGACGAGGCCCAGGCCGTTAACCCAGCGGGCCAGCTCGTGCTGCAGAACTCGCTGGTCGAGGGCGCCGAGTTCGAGCTCAACACTCTGATCGGCGAGTTCACGGCCCCGGGCTACGTCGACCTTACGTTGTCCGGCCTGTACTACGACGACTTCGACGGTCATCGCCTGACCGCAGAGACCACCGTCGGCCTGACGCTCGATCTGCCGAACGACCGCTACACCGTTGACCACGACTACACCGACCGCACGGCCGGCGCAGTGGCCCACGCGCCGATGCTCGAGCTGGCCACGCTGTCTGGCTTTGTCTACCACGACCTCAACGACGACGGGGTGTTCGACCCCAACGAGTCGCCCATCGCCGGGGTCGAGCTGAAGCTGCTTGACGCCAACGGGGCCGACACCGGGCTGCGGGCCGTGACCAACGCCGACGGCTACTACAAGTTTGTCGACCTCGAGCCCGGCAAGTACACCGTCATGGAGTTCCACCCCGACGGCTGGGTGGACGGCAAGGACACGCCCGGCACGCACGGCGGCCTCGCGGCCGACGAGTCGGCAGGCCCGGTCGACATGATCAGCTCGGTGATGCTGACCTACGGCGACCACGCCGAGGAGTACAACTTTGGCGAGATCCTGCTGGCCTCGATCGGCGGCTTCGTGATGGCCTCGCACGGGCCCGACTGCGATTTCGACAACCCGGACGAGCTGCTCGAGGGCGTGAAGATCGAGCTGCTCAACGAGGCGGGCGTCGTGGTCGCCACGGCGTACACCAACGCCCAGGGCCGCTACAAGTTCGAGGGCCTCAAGCCCGGCAAGTACAGCGTCCGCGAATACACGCCCAATGGCTACTTCGATGGCGAGGAGCGCGTCGGCACGGTTGGCGGCACGGTCTCCGACGACCTGATCTCGAACATCACGCTGCTGTCGGGTCAGGACGGCACGAACTACGACTTCTGCGAGCACGTCGGCGCCACACTGGCCGGCTATGTCTACCACGACGCGAGCAACGACGGCCAGTTCGACCCGACCGAGGACCCCATCCCTGGTGTCGAGCTCAAGTTGATCGACGGGCAGGGCGTGGACACCGGCAAACGCGCCTACACCGACGCCAACGGCTACTACCAGTTCACCGACCTCGCGCCGGGTAAGTACACGGTGATGGAGAATCAGCCGGCGGCCTGGCTGGACGGCAAGGACACCATCGGCAGTCACGGCGGCACGGTCAGCAACGACATGCTGTCCAACGCGATGCTGCAGTTCGGCGACAACGCGGTGAACTACAACTTCGGCGAGCTGCTAGCGGCGTCGATCGCGGGGCGGGTGTCGGCGTTCACGGGCCCGGACTGCGACCCGGACAACCCCGAGATCCTGGTCGAGGGCGTTCAGATCGACCTCTTGGACGCGCAGGGCAACCTGCTCGCCACGACCTACACGGACGCCAACGGCGAGTACAAGTTCGAGGGCCTGCGTCCCGGCGAGTACCAGGTCAAGGAGCACCAGCCGACCGAGTACTTCGACGGCGACGAGCACCTCGGCTCCGCCGGCGGCAATGTCTCGGACGACCATTTCACCGCGGTGCAGCTCGACTCGGGCGAAGACGCCACGCGGTACGACTTCTGCGAGCACGTCGGCGCGACGCTCTCGGGCTACGTCTACCACGACCGCAGCGACGACGGCTCGTACGACCGGTCGACCGAGGAGTCGATCGCCGGCGTGACGCTCAAGCTGTACAAGGACGGCGTCGACACCGGCCGCACGTCGATCACCGACGCGAACGGCTACTACCGGTTCTCCGACCTGGACGCCGGCAGCTACACCGTGGTGGAGCTGCACCCCGCCGGCTGGCTCGACGGCAAGGACACCCCCGGCAGCCACGGCGGCACGGCCGACGCCCCCGGCGACGCCATCCGCCAGATCACGCTCACCTACGGCGACGACTCCGTCGAGAACAACTTTGGCGAGCTGCTGCCCGCTTCAATCGCGGGTCGTGTGTCGGCATTCACGGGCCCGGATTGCGACCCGGAAAACCCAGAGATTTTGGTCGAGGGCGTGCAGATCGATCTGCTCGACGCCGCCGGCAACCTGCTCGCCACCACGTACACCGACGCCAACGGCGAGTACAGCTTTGTCGGCCTTCGCCCAGGCGAGTACCAGGTCAAGGAGCACCAGCCGACCGAGTACTTCGACGGCGACGAGCATGTCGGCTCCGCCGGCGGCCTTGTCAGCGACGACCACTTCAGCGGCGTGCAACTCGGCTCAGGCGAGGACGCCACGCGGTACGACTTCTGCGAACACGTCGGCGCCAAGCTGTCGGGCTACGTCTACCACGACCAGAGCAACGACGGCGTGTTTGATCCGACCGAAGATCCCATTGGGGGCGTCACGCTGAAGCTAATTGGCGCCGACGGTGAGGACACCGGGCTGCGGGCGACGACGAACTCGGCAGGCTACTACGAGTTCGACAACTTGGCGGCCGGCACGTACGCCGTGATGGAGATCCACCCCACCGCCTGGCTTGATGGCAAAGACACGCCGGGCAGCACCGGCGGCACGGCCGACAACCCGGGGGACATGATCAGCCAGATTGTGATCACCTACGGCGACCACTCGGCCGAGAACAACTTCGGCGAGCTGCTAGCGGCGTCGATCGCGGGGCGGGTGTCGGCGTTCACGGGCCCGGACTGCGACCCGGACAACCCCGAGATCCTGGTCGAGGGCGTTCAGATCGACCTCTTGGACGCGCAGGGCAACCTGCTCGCCACGACCTACACGGACGCCAACGGCGAGTACAAGTTCGAGGGCCTGCGTCCCGGCGAGTACCAGGTCAAGGAGCACCAGCCGACCGAGTACTTCGACGGCGACGAGCACCTCGGCTCCGCCGGCGGCAATGTCTCGGACGACCATTTCACCGCGGTGCAGCTCGACTCGGGCGAAGACGCCACGCGGTACGACTTCTGCGAGCACGTCGGCGCGACGCTCTCGGGCTACGTCTACCACGACCGCAGCGACGACGGCTCGTACGACCGGTCGACCGAGGAGTCGATCGCCGGCGTGACGCTCAAGCTGTACAAGGACGGCGTCGACACCGGCCGCACGTCGATCACCGACGCGAACGGCTACTACCGGTTCTCCGACCTGGACGCCGGCAGCTACACCGTGGTGGAGCTGCACCCCGCCGGCTGGCTCGACGGCAAGGACACCCCCGGCAGCCACGGCGGCACGGCCGACGCCCCCGGCGACGCCATCCGCCAGATCACGCTCACCTACGGCGACGACTCCGTCGAGAACAACTTCGGCGAGCTGCTGCCGGGCTCGATCCGCGGCAAGGTGGTGGTCTCGACCGACCCGGATTGCGACCCGGACGACGGCGAGCCGCCGATCGAAGGAGTCAAGATCGAGCTGCTCAACGAGCACGGGGAGGTCATCCAGACCACCTACACCGACGCCAACGGCGAGTACGCCTTTACCGGCCTGGCGCCCGCGGCCTACACGGTCCGCGAGACGCAGCCCGTGGACTACTTCCACGCGGACCAGCACGTCGGCGACGGCGGCGGCGCCTACTTCGGCCAGGACGTCATCGGCGACGTGCACGTCGGCTCCGACCAGCACTGGGACAACTACGACTTCTGCGAGACCCCGCCCGCCAGCCTGTCCGGCTACGTCTTCATCGACGGCGCCCCGATCGTGACGCTCGAAGACATCGCGCCGGAGGACGTCGCCTCGTACCGCAACGGCCTCCGCTCGGCCGACGACACGCCGCTGGCCGGCGTGGTGGTCGAACTCCGCAATGGATTCTCGGGCGACCCGATTTTTGGCGAGCAGGCCCTGCCCGGTTACTACCCGGACGGCCCGATTCGCGCCGTCACCGATGCCAACGGATACTACCGCTTCGACGGGCTGCCGGGCGGCAACTACGCGGTGGTCGAGATCCAGCCCGAGAACCTGATCGACGGCGTCGACACGGTCGGCACGCTGGGCGGCATCGCCATCAACCCGCTGCCGCCGACCGAGAAAGAGCTAATCGCCTTTGACGAAATCCCGACGCCGGGGCAGATGACGATCGAGCAGTTCCGCACGAACTTCGGCGACAACGCCATCGTCCGGGTGCCGCTGCAGGCTGGTCAGCACTCCGCGGAAAACAACTTCAGCGAGGTGCGGACCACGCGGTTCTACGTGCCGCCTGAGACCCCGCCCGAGACCCCGCCGCCGTTCATTGTCGGCTCGCCGATGTACCTGCCGCCACGGGTGGTCGGAGAGTTCCGCAACGCACCGACCCCGCCCCCGACCTTCTACGGGGCGTCCGAGGCGCTCGGCTGGACCTGGCACCTCAGCGTGGTCAACGCCGGCCACCCCCGTGCGGCCACCGCCCACGGCCCGACCATGATCCTGGCCCGCAGCCAGTTCGACGCGGCAGCCTGGGAGAGCGGCGAACTGAAGGAGGCCGAGTGGACCCTGGTGCAGGATGATCAGGACAACCAGCGTCGGCAGCGGTTCCACTTCGGCGAGGCCGACGGCATCCCGGTGGTGGGCGACTGGAACGGCGACGGCATCGCCGAGATCGGCGTCTTTACCGACGGCTACTGGCGGCTCGACCTCAACGGCAACGGCGTCTGGGACCGGGGCGACCTGTGGGCCAAACTCGGCACACGGGAAGACCTGCCGGTCACCGGCGACTGGGACGGCGACGGCAAGACCGACATCGGCATCTACGGTCCCGCCTGGCCGCGTGACCCGCACGCCATCGCCCGCGAGCCCGGACTGCCCGACGCGGACAACTACCCGACCTCGATCGCCGGCAAGGCCAAGAACGTGCCGCCGACGCCCGAGGACGCCACCAGCGGTGGCCGCCTGCTGCGCCGCACCGCCAGCGGCGCCAGCCGTGCCGACCTGATCGACCACGTGTTCCACTACGGCACGCCCGGCGATCAGCCGGTGGCCGGCGACTGGAACGGCGACGGCATCCGCGCCATCGGCGTCTACCGCGACGGCGTCTGGATCCTCGACATGGACGGCGACGGCCGCTTCACCGACCGCGACCAGACCTTCGTGTTCGGCACGATGGGCGACCTGCCGGTCGTCGGCGACTGGGACGGCGACGGCGTCGACGACCTGGGCGTGTACCGAGCGGGGCGGTGGCTGGTGGACTCCAACAGCAACCGCGAGCTCGACGCCAAGGACACCGCGTTCGAACTCGGCGCCCCCGGCGACACGCCGATCGCGGGCGACTGGGACGGCGACGGGGCCGACGAGCCGGCCGTCTACGGGCCCAAGGAGCCGACCGTCCGCGTGTCGCAGAAGGCGGGGTAG
- a CDS encoding WD40 repeat domain-containing protein: MPAKLALPAWAAITFVLVGLAPAQSVRQVRPFRAYDFRAEDAETPIVVTAVAVSASGEQVAASGDDHAVRLWTLASGESPQVLRGHDDWVRALTFDDASNRLATVGDDRRLNVWDLTTNQPAIVNQEASGPIGSVAFMPGGQQLLTAAYGDQIRLLNLSSGLTDKRFKCPCRDTRVMAVSPDGKWLAAAGRNGKLRVWDLTTGEQGHDIPADTQRVQAIAFSPDSKRVATGGNGPQIRVWDLATGDLAGEVLSRPSKVRSLLFLDDSRLASGGTDNKIHIWDLKQGLPTHRLVGHTGTVAVMARDAAGGLLVSGGFDTTVLLWRLPQSAAAASTADASTEVLR, translated from the coding sequence GTGCCTGCTAAGCTTGCTCTGCCAGCATGGGCGGCGATCACCTTCGTGCTCGTCGGCCTCGCCCCCGCGCAGTCCGTCCGCCAGGTGCGGCCGTTCCGCGCCTACGACTTCCGGGCCGAGGACGCCGAGACGCCCATCGTTGTGACTGCCGTGGCGGTGTCTGCCAGCGGCGAACAGGTGGCCGCCAGTGGGGACGACCACGCCGTACGGCTGTGGACGCTCGCCTCGGGGGAAAGCCCCCAGGTGCTGCGGGGCCACGACGACTGGGTCCGCGCGCTGACGTTCGATGACGCATCCAACCGGCTGGCGACTGTCGGTGACGACCGCCGCCTGAATGTCTGGGACCTGACCACCAACCAGCCCGCGATCGTCAACCAAGAGGCCAGCGGGCCGATTGGCTCGGTCGCCTTCATGCCGGGCGGTCAGCAGCTGCTGACCGCGGCCTACGGCGACCAGATCCGGCTGCTGAACCTGTCGTCGGGGCTGACCGACAAACGCTTCAAGTGCCCGTGCCGAGACACCCGCGTGATGGCGGTTTCGCCGGACGGCAAGTGGCTGGCGGCCGCGGGCCGCAACGGCAAACTGCGGGTCTGGGACCTGACCACCGGCGAGCAGGGGCACGACATCCCGGCCGACACACAGCGGGTGCAGGCGATCGCCTTCTCGCCCGACAGCAAGCGGGTGGCGACCGGCGGCAACGGCCCGCAGATCCGCGTCTGGGACCTCGCCACCGGCGACCTGGCGGGCGAGGTGCTCTCGCGGCCGTCGAAGGTCCGCTCGCTGCTGTTCCTTGACGACAGCCGATTGGCCAGCGGCGGCACCGACAACAAGATCCACATCTGGGACCTCAAGCAGGGGCTGCCAACGCACCGGCTGGTGGGCCACACCGGCACCGTCGCCGTGATGGCCCGCGACGCGGCGGGGGGCCTGCTGGTCTCTGGCGGCTTCGACACGACCGTGCTGCTGTGGCGTTTGCCGCAGTCGGCCGCCGCCGCGTCGACCGCCGACGCTTCGACCGAGGTTCTCCGCTAG
- a CDS encoding ABC transporter ATP-binding protein → MAEETVIETRALSKVYRDFWGRQKVRALKSLDLKIEKGEVFGLLGPNGSGKTTTIKLLLGLLFPTEGQALIFGKDATDVSKNERIGYLPEESYLYKFLNADETLDFYGRLFDIPADVRKERIEKLLKLVKIERARKRQLREYSKGMTRRIGLAQALINDPDLILLDEPTSGLDPIGTREMKDMILELKAAGKTIVMCSHLLADVQDVCDRIAILHQGELKELGRVDSLLKVADTTQIRAKGLSEDCKNEVRSVIERHHGELLSMDNPTTTLEDLFLSIVRDSEARPGRRVVAESGDDSN, encoded by the coding sequence ATGGCCGAAGAGACCGTTATCGAGACCCGCGCCCTGAGCAAGGTCTACCGCGATTTCTGGGGGCGACAGAAGGTCCGGGCGCTCAAGTCGCTAGACCTGAAGATTGAGAAGGGCGAGGTGTTCGGCCTCCTGGGCCCGAACGGCTCGGGCAAGACCACCACCATCAAGCTGCTCTTGGGCCTGCTGTTCCCGACCGAGGGGCAGGCCCTGATCTTCGGAAAGGATGCGACCGACGTCTCGAAGAACGAGCGGATCGGCTACCTCCCGGAAGAGTCGTACCTGTACAAGTTCCTCAACGCCGACGAGACCCTCGACTTCTACGGCCGGCTGTTCGACATCCCGGCCGACGTCCGCAAGGAGCGGATCGAGAAGCTGCTGAAGCTGGTCAAGATCGAGCGGGCCCGCAAGCGGCAGCTCCGCGAGTACTCCAAGGGCATGACCCGCCGCATCGGACTGGCCCAGGCCCTGATCAACGACCCGGACCTGATTCTGCTCGACGAGCCGACCAGCGGCCTGGACCCGATCGGCACCCGCGAGATGAAGGACATGATCCTGGAGCTCAAGGCCGCCGGCAAAACGATTGTTATGTGCAGCCACCTGCTGGCCGACGTGCAGGACGTCTGCGACCGGATCGCGATCCTGCACCAGGGCGAGCTCAAGGAGCTGGGCCGGGTCGACTCGCTGCTAAAGGTGGCCGACACCACCCAGATCCGCGCCAAGGGCCTGAGCGAAGACTGCAAGAACGAGGTGCGGTCGGTGATCGAACGGCACCACGGCGAGCTGCTCTCGATGGACAACCCGACCACCACGCTCGAGGACCTGTTCCTCTCGATCGTGCGGGACAGCGAGGCGCGTCCCGGCCGGCGGGTAGTCGCCGAATCGGGCGACGACAGCAACTAG
- the galE gene encoding UDP-glucose 4-epimerase GalE encodes MNILVTGGAGYVGSHAVKCLTANGHNVWVYDNLVYGHKAAAPADRLVVGDLHESEKLVKLFKEHDIEAVMHFAAYAFVGESVTDPAKYYQNNVVGTLSLLDAMRECGVKKIVFSSTCATYGVPQQVPIPEDHPQSPINPYGYTKLVIERAMEDYRHAYDLGYAALRYFNASGASADGSIGEDHTPETHLIPLVLDVALGKRESITVFGTDYPTPDGSCIRDYIHVDDLADAHLAALKQLEPGKSLKLNLGTGRGMSVKEVIGICEDVTGKRIATVLGERREGDPPELVANPQTAEDAIGWKAKRSMRETIESAWAWHSSHPDGFAD; translated from the coding sequence ATGAACATCCTTGTCACCGGCGGAGCCGGCTACGTTGGTTCCCACGCCGTTAAGTGCCTAACCGCCAACGGCCACAATGTCTGGGTCTACGACAACCTGGTCTACGGCCACAAGGCCGCCGCGCCCGCCGACCGCCTGGTCGTGGGTGACCTGCACGAGTCGGAAAAGCTCGTCAAGCTCTTCAAGGAGCACGACATCGAGGCGGTGATGCACTTCGCCGCCTACGCGTTTGTCGGCGAGTCGGTTACCGACCCCGCCAAGTACTACCAGAACAACGTGGTGGGCACGCTCTCGCTGCTCGACGCGATGCGGGAGTGCGGCGTCAAGAAGATCGTCTTCTCCAGCACCTGCGCCACCTACGGCGTTCCCCAGCAGGTGCCTATCCCCGAGGACCACCCGCAGTCGCCGATCAACCCCTACGGCTACACGAAGCTGGTGATCGAGCGGGCGATGGAGGACTACCGCCACGCGTACGACCTCGGCTACGCGGCCCTGCGGTACTTCAACGCCTCGGGCGCGTCGGCGGACGGATCGATCGGCGAGGACCACACGCCGGAAACCCACCTCATCCCGCTAGTGCTCGACGTAGCGCTCGGCAAGCGGGAGTCGATCACGGTATTCGGCACGGACTACCCCACGCCCGACGGGTCGTGCATTCGCGACTACATCCACGTCGACGACCTGGCCGACGCCCACCTGGCGGCGCTCAAGCAGCTCGAGCCCGGCAAGTCGCTCAAGCTGAACCTCGGCACCGGCCGCGGCATGAGCGTCAAGGAAGTGATCGGGATCTGCGAAGACGTGACCGGCAAGAGGATCGCCACGGTGCTCGGCGAACGCCGCGAGGGCGACCCGCCCGAGTTGGTCGCCAACCCGCAGACGGCCGAGGACGCGATCGGCTGGAAGGCGAAGCGGTCGATGCGTGAAACCATTGAGTCGGCCTGGGCGTGGCACTCGTCCCACCCCGACGGCTTCGCCGACTGA
- the tdh gene encoding L-threonine 3-dehydrogenase: protein MKALVKKHAEPGLWLEDVPEPTIGINDVLIRVLKTGICGTDVHIYKWDRWAQKTIPVPMVVGHEFVGEIVEIGSNVNDFKIGDLVSGEGHVVCGRCRNCMAGRRHLCRVTKGVGVNRPGAFAEYLSLPMTNVWRHHDGVDHDVAALFDPLGNAVHTALSFPVLGEDVLITGAGPIGIMAAAVVRHAGARHVVITDVNPHRLAIAEQVGVTRAVDVRSTTYPEIQAELGMLEGFDVGLEMSGNPAAFRAMLANMCHGGKIAMLGIPDEEIAIDWNEVVFNMLTIKGIYGREMYETWYKMSVMIDSGLDIGPVITHRMPFTDFQQGFDVMCSGQSGKIILEWSE, encoded by the coding sequence GTGAAAGCCCTCGTCAAGAAGCACGCCGAGCCCGGCCTGTGGCTCGAGGACGTCCCCGAACCAACCATCGGCATCAACGACGTGCTGATCCGGGTCCTCAAGACCGGCATCTGCGGCACGGACGTCCACATCTACAAGTGGGACCGCTGGGCGCAAAAGACCATCCCCGTGCCGATGGTGGTCGGCCACGAGTTTGTGGGCGAGATCGTCGAGATCGGCTCGAACGTCAACGACTTCAAGATCGGCGACCTCGTCAGCGGCGAGGGGCACGTCGTGTGCGGCCGCTGCCGCAACTGCATGGCGGGCCGCCGGCACCTGTGCCGGGTCACCAAGGGCGTTGGGGTCAACCGGCCCGGGGCGTTCGCCGAGTACCTCTCGCTGCCGATGACCAACGTCTGGCGCCACCACGACGGCGTCGACCACGATGTGGCGGCGCTGTTCGACCCGCTCGGCAACGCGGTGCACACGGCCCTCTCGTTCCCGGTGCTGGGCGAGGACGTGCTGATCACCGGCGCGGGGCCGATCGGCATTATGGCCGCCGCGGTCGTGCGTCACGCCGGCGCCCGGCACGTTGTGATCACCGACGTCAACCCGCACCGCCTGGCGATTGCCGAGCAGGTCGGCGTCACCCGCGCGGTCGACGTCCGCAGCACCACCTACCCGGAGATCCAGGCCGAGCTCGGCATGCTCGAGGGTTTCGACGTCGGGCTCGAGATGTCGGGCAACCCGGCCGCGTTCCGGGCGATGCTCGCCAACATGTGCCACGGCGGCAAGATCGCGATGCTCGGCATACCCGACGAGGAGATCGCCATCGACTGGAACGAGGTCGTGTTCAACATGCTCACGATCAAGGGCATCTACGGCCGCGAAATGTACGAGACCTGGTACAAGATGAGCGTGATGATCGACAGCGGCCTCGACATCGGGCCGGTCATCACCCACCGCATGCCGTTCACCGATTTCCAGCAGGGCTTCGACGTCATGTGCTCGGGGCAGTCGGGCAAGATCATCCTCGAATGGTCCGAGTAG
- the tyrS gene encoding tyrosine--tRNA ligase, with product MNPRNATRMRLYDDLKWRGLIHQTTDDGLADWLEAKPRTVYAGFDPTADSLHVGSLLGLLVLRRFQQAGHQPIAVVGGATGMIGDPSGKSAERNLLDREQLAANVEGMGAQMRRFLDFDCGDSSASLLNNHDWTAGWSYLEFLRDIGKNFPVNVMLGKDSVKSRLGGDAGLSYTEFSYMLLQAYDFVWLNQNHGCELQAGGSDQWGNITAGIDLARRMHGQQLYGVTWPLLTKSDGTKMGKTEGGAIWLSADRTSPYEFFQYWRNVDDADVGGCLRMLTELSHEEIESLDKSREADAAKRESQVRLAEELTRLVHGDEGLAVARRATEIFFGAEIAELDDKQLGSIFADVPSSEVPKARLAGEGLGVLEAFSLAGLAKSNGEARRTVSAGGAYVNNRRVEDPTQQLTATDLASETVMVLRSGKKRYALLRFVE from the coding sequence ATGAATCCGCGGAACGCGACACGCATGCGACTCTACGACGACCTCAAGTGGCGGGGCCTCATCCACCAGACCACCGACGACGGCCTGGCCGACTGGCTCGAGGCCAAGCCCCGCACCGTCTACGCCGGATTCGACCCGACCGCCGACAGCCTGCACGTGGGCAGCCTGCTGGGGCTGTTGGTCCTGCGTCGGTTCCAGCAGGCGGGGCACCAGCCGATTGCGGTGGTCGGCGGAGCCACCGGCATGATTGGCGACCCCAGCGGCAAGAGCGCCGAACGCAACCTGCTGGACCGCGAGCAGTTGGCGGCCAACGTCGAAGGGATGGGCGCCCAGATGCGGCGGTTCCTCGACTTCGACTGCGGCGACTCCTCGGCGTCCCTGCTGAACAACCACGACTGGACCGCCGGCTGGAGCTACCTCGAGTTCCTCCGCGACATCGGCAAGAACTTTCCGGTCAACGTAATGCTGGGCAAGGACTCGGTGAAGAGCCGCCTGGGGGGCGACGCCGGGCTCAGCTACACCGAGTTCAGCTACATGCTGCTGCAGGCCTACGACTTCGTGTGGCTCAACCAGAACCACGGCTGCGAGCTCCAGGCGGGTGGCAGCGACCAGTGGGGCAACATCACCGCCGGCATCGACCTCGCCCGGCGCATGCACGGCCAGCAGCTGTACGGCGTCACGTGGCCGCTGCTGACCAAGTCCGACGGGACCAAGATGGGCAAGACCGAGGGCGGGGCCATCTGGCTCTCTGCCGATCGGACCAGCCCGTACGAGTTCTTCCAGTACTGGCGCAACGTCGACGACGCCGACGTTGGCGGCTGTCTGCGGATGCTCACGGAATTGTCGCACGAGGAGATCGAATCCCTCGATAAATCTCGCGAGGCCGACGCCGCCAAGCGGGAGAGTCAGGTGCGGCTTGCCGAGGAACTCACCCGATTGGTCCACGGCGACGAGGGCCTAGCGGTTGCCCGGCGGGCGACCGAGATCTTCTTCGGGGCCGAGATCGCCGAGCTGGACGACAAGCAGCTCGGCTCGATCTTTGCCGACGTGCCGAGCAGTGAGGTGCCCAAGGCCCGGCTGGCGGGCGAGGGGCTCGGCGTGCTCGAGGCGTTCTCACTGGCCGGCCTGGCCAAGAGCAACGGCGAGGCCCGCCGCACGGTCTCGGCCGGGGGGGCCTACGTCAACAACCGCCGGGTCGAGGACCCGACGCAGCAGCTCACCGCCACCGACCTCGCCAGCGAGACCGTCATGGTCCTCCGGTCGGGCAAAAAGCGGTACGCCCTGTTAAGATTTGTCGAATAG